CAATGGCCTGGAGACCCGAACCGCAAAGGCGGTTGACGTTGAAGGCGGGGGTTTCTTTCGTCAGGCCGGCATTCATTGCGACAGCCCGAGAGATGTAGGCATCACGTGCCTCGGTCGGGATCACATGTCCCATCACCGCATGGCCGATGTGTTCGGGCGCCAGGCCTGACCGTTCGATAGCGGCGCGGGAAACCTCGGTTGCCAAGTCAATAGGCGGCACGTCCTTGAGCGAGCCGCCAAAGCTGCCAATGGCAGAACGGACGGCGCTCACGACAAAAATATCGGAATGCTTCATGTTGCCTGCGCATTCCACGCCATCCGGCCACCCAGCCCACCAACATCCGGCCACCTATTCCACGCTCATCCGGCCGGGCAGTCGGAGCGCAGCGACGCAGGTTTGCATTGTTAGTCTGAAGTCTCTGTCGCCGTCAATTTCGTTGCGCGCCTGCGCATCGATTCGCCCTTCAGTTCGATCCGATAAGCGTTATGTACCAGCCGGTCGAGGATCGCATCGCCCAAGGTCGGATCGCCGATCAGTGCGTGCCATTTGTCCACCGGCATCTGGCTAGTCACCAGCGTCGAGCGGTTGCCGTAGCGGTCGTCCAGCAGTTCAAGCATGTCGCGCCGCTGAGCAGCGGTAAACGGCGCCAAGCCCCAGTCATCCAGGATCAGCAGGTCGGTCTTGGCGTAGCCGGCCATTAGCTTGGCGAAGCGGCCGTCGCCGTGTGCCAGGCCCAGTTCTTCCATCAAGCGCGGCAGGCGCAGATAGCGCACGCTGTAACCGTCGCGGCAAGCTTTATGAGCCAGCGCGCAGGCGAGCCAGGTTTTGCCTACGCCCGTCGGCCCGCCGATGATCAGGTTCAGGCCATCGCGCAGCCACTGACCGCTACCCAGTTGCAGGATCAGCGCCTTGTCCAGGCCACGAGGGCTGCGGTAATCGATGTCTTCCAGGCAGGCGTTATGGCGCAGTCGTGCGGCTTTGAGGCGAGTCGTCAGGCGGGCGTCTTCGCGCTCGGTCAGCTCGCGGTCGACCATCAGGCCGAGGCGTTCGTCGAAGCTGAGATCGTTGATGTCGGGCGTTGCGTGTTGTTCGCCAAGCGCCTTGATCATGCCGTGCAGGCGTAGGATTTGCAGCTTGTCGAGGGTCGGGTTAGGCAGCATGTTCGTGCTCCTTTTTCAGTCAGTGGTAGTAGCCAGGGCCGCGCAGATTGATATGTTCATCGGGCAGTAACGGCAGGTTTTGCTGGGCAAGAGGTAGCCGTTCCAGGCCTTGGCGCAGGATCGATTCGAGGCTCTTGTAACTGCATGCGCCTAGGGCCAGCGCACGTTGGCAAGCGGCTTCCAGCCGCTCTTCGCCGTGCTGTTTGCTCAAGCGCAGGATGCCCAGGCAGGCGCGGAAGCCATGCTGCGGATGGATTCGGCGTTCGAGGATGTAGGCGATGACACCGGCCGTATTCGGGCCCGTCTGCTCAGCCCAGCGGATCAGCCGCTGGGGCGTCCACTCGGCGTGTTCGCGGTGACTTTTGGGCATGTGCTCGGTGTGGGTAGTGTGGCGGCCTTTGTGCGGCGAGCGCAGATGGCTGGCCACGCGCTGGTTGGCGTGGAAGCACTCGACGGTCTGCGCGGTCAGGCGTACTTCGAGTTGGTGTTTCACCAGTTGGTACGGCACGGAGTAAAAATGGCCGTCGACTTCGACGTGGTAGTCGATGTGGACTCGCACCTTTTTCCATTCGGCGTAGACATATGGATGTTCTGGTAGCGGTTGCAGCGCGGGTTGGTCGATGGTCTCGAAGGCCGAGCGGCGTGAGCCGGGCAGTTTCTTGAAGGGCTTCTGATTGAGGCGATCCAGCAGCAACGCGATGGCTGTGTTGAGTTCGCCCAAGGAGAAGAACTGGCGGTTGCGCAGCACCGCCAGTATCCACCGCTCGACGACCTGTACGCCGACTTCAACCTTGGCTTTGTCCCTGGGTTTACGCGAGCGCGCGGGCAGCACGGCTACGCCGTAATGCTCGGCGAGATCGCGGTAACTGGGGTTGATATCCGGCTCGTAGCGATGCGCCTTGGTCACGCCACTGCGCAGATTGTCGGGCACCAGGATCTGTGCGGTGCCGCCGAAAAAAGCAAAACAGCGGGCGTGCGAGCCCAGCCAGTCGGGCAGTTTCTGCGACCAGGTCGCCTCGGCGAAGGTGTAGCTGGAGGCGCCGAGGACGGCGACGAATATCTGGGCCTGGCGGATCTCTCCGGTTCGCCGGTCGATGATCGGCACGGTCTGACCCGCGTAATCGACGAACAGCTTTTCGCCGGCGCGATGTTCCTGGCGCATGACCACGTCGACCTTGGCGGCCCAGAGCCGGTAGTGCTCGCAGAACCAGCTGTACTGGAAGCCTTGCGGGTGCGCCAGTCGATATTCTTGCCAAAGCAGGGCCAGGGTTACGCCGGGGCGGCGCAACTCTGCGTGGACATGAGTCCAGTCCGGCATCGGACGTTGATCGCTGGGGACGTCGGGTGGTGGCGGAAAAAGACGCTGCTGCAACTGCGCCTCGCTCGCCGCACACGGCCAAGTCAGCCCGCTGGCAGCAAAGCGATTGAGGTACTCACCGATAGTTGCGCGACCCACCTGCAAGCTGACAGCGATCTGGCGAGCAGATAGGCCGACCTCAAACTTGAGACGTAGCACTTCCTTAATTTTACGCATGGATAACCGCTCCACGACGACCTCTCTGCTTCGATAAAAGAGGTCGATGGTAGTGAATTAATCCTGCGTTGCTGCCTGCCTTGTGGGTGGCCGGATGGCCGTGGAATGGGTGGCCGGATCATCGTGGAATCAGTGGCCGGATGTTCATGGAATGGGTGGCCGGATGCCCGTGGAATCCGCAATGTTGCCCTCTAAGCAGGTCTTTTATGTTGGACACGAGTTTAGAATCAGCAGCGCCACTGGCCTATGCCAGAACTGTTCAAGGGTGATGGCGTTTTTTGCCATATTCAGATGTGAGAGAGGCATTCAAATGCGGGAAACGGATTCGGTGGCGGCTTACTTCATGTTCCCCATGATCCATGCGCTGCGTGAGAAACCGCAGCGTCTGCGTTCAATACTGGAACAGGTGGGCATCGATCCGGCATTGCTGGGTCAACCGACAGCACGGGTACCGGCCAAGGCCTTCGCCGCGTTGTGGCTGGTGCAGATTCGTGAGCTGAACGACGAGTTTTTTCAATTGGACGCCCATGGCATGCCGCCGGGCAGTTTTGCCTTGATATGTAGGGCATTGATTCAGGAGCCGACGTTGGAGAAAGCCATGCGTCAGTGCCTGGCCAATTTTGCCCTGTTCCTAGGTGATTATCGCGGCACGCTAACTGTGCGTGGCAAACGTGCGGTGATCAGCTTGCAGAGCGGTTCGCAGGACAGTGAGGTCAGCCGGTTGGGAGAAGAAACGTTCCTGGTGTTGATGATCAGTCTGCTGTGCTGGCTGGGCGGGCGACGCATTCCTATCGATCGGGCAGACTTTCGTCATCAGCGCTTGTCGTTGCGTGATGATGCGTTGCTTTGGGGAGCCAACTTGACCTTTGGTGCCGAGCGCACCGAAATCGAGTTCGCCAGTCATTACCTGCGCTTGCCCGTAGTCCAAGACCTTGCCTCGCTGAAAGTTTTTTTGCGCACCGCACCGCAATGGCTGGTGATCCGCTTTCGCAACCAACATGGGCTGGCGTCGCAGGTTCATCAACGCCTGCGCCACAGCCATTACAGCGAATGGCCGACCTTGCAGGCCTTCGCCCTGGAGCAGCACCTGAGTCCCAGCACGTTTCGCCGGAAGTTAGGACGTGAAGGTTGTTCGTATCAGGAAATCAAAGATGAAGTGCGGCGCGCGCTGGCGTTTGAATGGTTGCGCCAGAGCAAGGCGAACATCAGCGAGATTGCCGAGCAGTTGGGATTTCAGGAGTCGAGTGCGTTTCATCGGGCGTTCAAGAAGTGGACGGGGGAGAGTCCGGGGCGATATCGGGCGCGGTTTCGGGTTCGTTCTGAATGAGCCATGCGCCTTGGCCGGCATGTGAGGTGATGAGGCGTCGATGCGCGTGCGCGCTCGCTGGAACCGGTCATTGATGGGGGGCAAATAGTTATTTTTATTCTGAAAGAAGAATTAAATACTGTATAAAGAATTAGGCGGGAGAGTTGCCTGCCCAGTCATGTCCCTATAAAAACAAAAACGGTACCCATCATGTCACTTCTCAAAGGCCTTTCTATCGGCGGCAAACTCCTCGTGTTGCCCGGGTTATTCATGCTCGCTCTCCTGGTTGTCTCCGGTCTGGCCTACCGGGGGCTTGCCAAGCAGCAAGCGGTGATTGAGGAAATAGACCAGTTGCGCTTTCAGCAGTATCGCCAGGTATTGGAAACCTCGGCCGCCTCGCAGGCGGCGATGGTCGGCGCTTATGCGGCAGGCGCGCGAATTCTCGAATCCAACGGGCAAGCTTCTGCTGAAGACCTTGAGTCCTATCTGGAAGACATGCAGGCCAGTGTCGACGATATGCGCGTGGGGCTGGACAAGGTAGCCCGTGAGACGCGCCTGGGTGACGAGGAGAAAGCCCTCTACCAGGCCGTGCAGGAACAGGCCGCGGTCGTTGGCGAGGGCCTTGCCGATTTCAAGCGCACCGCCCTGAGCGATCAGATACAGGCTGCTTCGCTGCTCGGAAGGGCGCGCGCCGATAACAATGGGCTACAAGGCCAATTCAGCCGCCTTCTGGGGCTGCAGGCGGAGCTGACCTCTGGCGCCTTTGCCGAGGCCGGTGCCACGCAACGACAGGTATCGCAGATGCTGGTCGTGGTATTGCTGGTCGCCAGCATACTGGCTGTGGTGGTCAGTCTGTTATTGCGTTCACAGATCATCCGGCCCATCCGGGAAATCGAGCAGGCGTCGATCGACTTGCGCGACGGCGACCTGACCCGACGTGTGCGGGTCATGGGGCGAGATGAGGTTGCCCATACCGCCCAGGCATTCAACGAGCTCATTGATAGCTTCCAGCAGGCCATGCGCAAGGTAGCCGGCGTTGCGGCATCGGTTGGCGCGTCGGCGGAGGAACTTGTGGAAACCTCTGCTCGGGTGGCCGAAAGCTCTACCGCACAGGCCGGTGCGGTGGGTGCGGTTTCGATGACCATCGAGCAGATGAGCGACGGGATTGCAGCAATCTCCCGTCATGCAGAGAGCCTGCGCAGTTGTGCCGAAGCCAGTTTGCGTGGTGCGCAAGATGGACACCTGGCACTGGCACGACTGCTTCAGAAGATCGACAGCGTGCGCCTTGCGTTCTCAGCGATCCGCGGCTCGGTGGGCGACTTCGTCGAGAGCACGACGGCGATCACTACGAGCATCGCTCAGGTCAAGGATCTTTCCGCACAGACCAGTATGTTGGCCCTCAATGCGGCGATCGAGGCGGCGCGGGCAGGAGAGAGCGGACGCGGTTTCAGTGTGGTGGCCGACGAGGTGCGCAACTTGGCACAACGCTCTGCGACGGCCGCTAATTCGATCAACGAACTGACCGTGAAGCTGGAGAGTCAGTCTGAGGTTGTCGACGAAGCCCTGCGCGCCGGCACGGTGGCGTTGGATGATAGCGGCCGATTGTTGACTGAGTTGGAAAGTACGCTACAACAGGCAGCGGAACTGGTCGGTGATTCCACGCGCGGGGTGGACCAGATTGCGGACGCGGCGAGTGTGCAGAGCGAGGGTGGGCGGGGCATCACTGCGAACGTCGAGCACATCGCGCGCATGGCCGGCGAGGGCGATGCGATCACTCATCAAGTCTCCGGAGCCGTGGTTTCTTTGCGGGAGCTGTCCGATGAGCTGAATCTGGCGGTAGGACGTTTTCGCTTTGAAATATGACCGACCGATCCAGGGCGCCTACGGATGGGTGCTTGGTGGATTCCCGTTGCACCTAGCCTGCTGTGGCTTCGTCCGGGGGCAGGCTGCAAGCCGTCAGCAAATGTTCACGCATACGCTCTAGGTACTGCTGCAATTGGTCATACTCCTGAGGGGAGAAGTCTGCCATGGCCTCCAGTCGCGTCTGCTCGCCAATGGAGCGCATGAACTGCAGCAGCGGGTGGGCACTCGGGGTTAGGAACAACAAGAAAAAACGACGGTCAGTGGGGTGGTTGCGACGCTCAATCAAACCGCGCGCCTGCATTTTGTCCAGCAGGCGTACCAGAGTGACAGGCTCGACTTCCAGCAGATCGGCCAGACCTTTTTGGTAAATGCCCTCATGCATGGACAGTTTGGATAGAACTTGCCATTGAGCGCGCGTTAGGCCGGCTGCACGAGTCAATCGCTCGAAACGTTTTCGCATCAAACGGGCAACGTCATGGAGAACTAAGCTGAGGGTAGATTCAGTTGTCATTAGGCACCTCAAGTCAATGTTTGAACTGAATGCCGCCATGCCTGGGCGAATCAGGTGCATCGCCTAGCGGCTGCGGATCAACTGCAAGAACTCCTGGCGCGTGTTGTACGACTCGCGAAAAGTACCGAGCATTACCGAAGTGCTCATTACAGAGTTCTGCTTTTCAACGCCGCGCATCATCATGCACATGTGTTTCGCCTCGATTACCACCGCCACGCCGGCGGCACGGGTGATCTGGGCAATAGCTTCGGCAATTTGACGGGTGAGGTTTTCCTGAATTTGCAGGCGGCGGGCAAACATATCGACAATACGCGCCACCTTTGACAGACCAAGCACTTTGCCCGTCGGCATGTAAGCAACATGCGCCTTACCAATAAACGGCAGCATGTGATGTTCACACAGCGAGTAAAGTTCGATATTCCGGACGATGACCATCTCATCGTTGTCCGACTCGAACAGTGCACCGTTGACGATCTCTTCGAGCGTTTGCCGATAGCCATGGCAGAGGTAATGCATGGCCTTGGCCGCGCGTTCTGGCGTATTCAGCAAGCCTTCTCGCTGCGGATCCTCGCCCACGCCTTGGAGTATTTCCCGGTAGTTTTTCGCCAGCTTTTCGTCCATTAGTCGACCTTGTTGTCAGGTTGAAAAAGAAGAGAACGTCATACCCTGCCACGTGGCAAAAAAACGTACACCCCGACGCCGCAGCGCCGGGGTGTCGAACTTAAAGTTGGGTGACGGTGATTTTTCCTGTGGTTCGACTGGCATCGTGAAACGCTGCCCCCGTGCCGTTGCGCCACTGCTCAAGCAAAAGTGCCTGGCGCTCTCGGGCGTGGGCGAGGAAGCGTTCTTTAACCGGACCATAACCGCGGACGCTGTCTGGCAACTGCGCCAGATCCTGAGCCAGGCCCAGCTTGTCCGCAGTCAAATCACTCAACACTTCGTCGAGGATGCTTTCATAGTTGGCCAGCCAGTTACGTTCCACCTTGCGCTCGTGGGTGCGACCGAATGGATCGAGCCAGGTGTTGCGCAGGAACCTGAGCTTGGCCAGCAGCTTGAAGCCTTGCAGCATCCACGGGCCGAAGCTGCGCTTTTTCGGCTCACGACCGGTACCGTTATCATTGAGCAGCGGTGGCGCCAGGTGGAAGCGCAGGCGGTAGTCGCCCTCGAAGCCCGCCTGGATTTTTTCCAGGAATTGACCATCGGTAAACAGACGTGCCACTTCGTATTCATCCTTGATCGCCAGCACTTTGAAGTAGTAACGGGCGACGCTTGCCGACAGCTTGCCCGGCTGCCCGAGCAGTGCCGTTTCCGCTGCCATGACTTGCTCGACCCGTTGTCGGTAACGTTGGGCATACGCCTTGTTCTGGTACGCCGTGAGAAATGCCACGCGGCGTTCCAGCGTTTCCTCCAGGCTTTGCGACAGCCGGCGATCTGCGTTCTGCACGTTGCCGGCTTCCAGCTTGCGCAAGACCCGTGGCAAATCTTCGGCACTGCGCCGGCCCCATGCAAAGGCTGAAAGGTTGAAGGGGACCGCAGTGCCATTCAATTCGATGGCCTGTAGCAGCGCCGCTTCGCCCACGGGCAACCAGCCTTTCTGGTAGGCATAGCCGAGCATGAAGGTATTGGTGGCAATCGAATCGCCCATCAATGCCGTGGCGATTTTGCTCGCGTCGACGAAGTCGGCCTGGGCCTGGCCAACCGCTTCGGCGATTTGTGCCGACATGCTTTGGGTCTGGAATGTCGGGTCCGGGTGTTTCTGCAAATCGCCGCTTTCGGCCTGTTGGGCAAAGGTGCGCACAAAGGCGCTGGTAATACTTTCTTCACTGTTGATCAACGCATGGGTAACGCCCTGGCGCAGCTTGGACAGGGTTTCGGTGTTGGCGCTGACCACCAGGTCGCAGCCCAGCAGCAGCGCTGCTTCACCTTCGGCAATCCGGGGCGCGAACAACTGATCCTGATGCGCGGCGATGCGGATATGCGACCACACCGCGCCGCCTTTTTGCGCCATGCCCGCCATGTCCAGGTTGAGTGTGCCTTTACCTTCGATAAACGCTGCCATTCCCAGCAGTGCGCCGATGGTCACCACGCCGGTGCCTCCTACGCCGGTCACCAGAATGCTGTAGGGCTCATCCAGGGTAACGGTCGCAGGGGTTGGCAGTTCCCAGACGTCATCCGCCGTAGCCGCCAGCGCCTTGGGTTTGCGCAAAGCGCCACCTTCGACCGTGACGAAACTCGGGCAGAAGCCGTTGAGGCAGGTGAAGTCTTTGTTGCACGAGGACTGGTCGATTTCCCGCTTGTGGCCGTACTCGGTTTCCACTGTCACCACCGACATGCAGTTGGATTTGCTGCTGCAATCACCGCAGCCTTCACACACCGCTTCGTTGATCACTACCCGGCGGGCCGGATCGGGGAACTTGCCGCGCTTGCGACGCCGACGTTTTTCCGCGGCGCAGGTCTGGTCATAAATGATTGCAGACACACCCTGGAATTGACGCAGCTGTTCCTGCACCTCGTCCATCTTGTCGCGACGCAGCACCGGCACGCCATCAGCCAGATCATGGATATGCTGGTATTTCTCGACATCGTCGCTGACCACCACCACGCGCTGTACGCCTTCGGCGGCGAGCTGTCGGCTGATCTGCGCCACGCTGAGGCTGCCGTCCACCGGTTGCCCACCGGTCATGGCTACGGCATCGTTGTAGAGAATCTTGTAGGTGATCTGCACATTTGCCGCGACGGCAGCCCGGATCGCGAGAATGCCGGAGTGGAAATAGGTACCGTCACCCAGATTGGCGAAAACATGTTGGGTGGTGGTGAAGGGCGCCTGGCCGATCCACGCCACGCCTTCGCCACCCATCTGGCTGAAAGTCTGGGTCTGGGGGTAGATCCACGCGGCCATGTAATGGCAACCGATGCCGGCCAGTGCCCGGCTGCCCTGGGGCACTTTGGTCGAGGTGTTGTGCGGGCAACCGGAGCAGTAATGGGGGACGCGGTCCATCAGGTTGCTGAACTGGCCTTTGCTGGCCAGCTGCGCATCCAGCACGGCCAGGCGCACTTGCAGCGGGCCACTTTGATGTACCCGCAACATACGCTTGGCCAGCGCACGGGCGATCATCGCCGGGGTCAGGTCGTTGATGGCGGGCAGCAACCAATCGGTGTGCGGCAGGCTCCATTCACCTTTGTCGTCAAACTTGCCGACGATGCGCGGGCGGACATCTTCGCGCCAGTTGTAGAGTTCTTCCTTCAACTGGTATTCGATCATGTGGCGTTTTTCTTCGACCACCACGATTTCTTCCAGGCCCTCGGCGAACTGCCGCACGCCTTCAGCCTCCAGCGGCCAGACCATGCCGACCTTGTACACGCGCAAGCCGATCTGCTGCGCCAGGGCTTCATCGATACCGAGGATTTTCAGTGCCTGGCACACGTCGAGGTAGGATTTGCCGGACGTGATGATACCGATCCGCGCCTTCGGCGAGTCCATCACGATCCGGTCGAGGCGATTGGCGCGGGCGTAGGCGAGGGCGGCATACAGCTTGTGTTCCAGCAGGCGTTGTTCCTGCGCCAGGGGCGGGTCTGGCCAGCGAATATTCAAGCCGCCTTCGGGCAGCGGGATATCGGGAATGATCGGCTGCACGCGATGAATGTCGATATCGACAATGGCCGCGCTCTCCACGGTATCGGCCACTGCCTTGAGCGCAACCCAGCACCCGGAATAACGTGACATGGCCCAGCCGTGCATGCCGTAGTCGAGGTATTCCTGCACGCCCGATGGTGCCAGTACCGGCATCATGACTGCTTTGAAGATGTGCTCGGTCTGGTGAGGCAGCGAGGAGGAACGCGCGCCATGGTCATCACCGGCAATGGCCAGTACACCGCCGAACGGCGAGGTGCCGGCGGCGTTGGCGTGACGGAACACATCGCCGCAGCGGTCGACGCCCGGACCCTTGCCGTACCACATGCCAAACACGCCATCGTAGGTGGCGCCTTCGAAGAGGTTGACCTGCTGCGTACCCCAGATCGAGGTGGCGGCGAGGTCTTCGTTCATGCCTGGATGGAACACTGTGTGGTGCGCCTTGAGATAGTCGCGCGCCTTCCACAATGCCTGGTCGAAACCACCCAGCGGCGAGCCCCGATACCCGGAAATAAACCCGGCGGTGTTCAGGCCATTGGCCAGGTCGCGTTGGCGCTGCATCAGCGGCAGGCGCACCAGCGCCTGAATCCCGCTGAGCAAAACGTTTCCACTGTGCTGGACGTATTTGTCATCCAGGGACGGGGGCGCACTCATGTTCATCCTCCAGGCTTTATTGTCATGGCGGCGCCAGGAGAGCGGCGTTGCCTAGTTATTGGCCGGAGTCTAGGGAGTGCTTCTGTCATCGTAAAATCACAAAAACGACGGGTCGGTATTGGTTATTCAAATACCGCTCAGTCGTCCAGCGGTCCTTGCTGACACAGCTTGCGTGTTGCACGCCCTCCGTGGGCCTGAGCATTTGATCAATACCAAAATGCATTTGAGCAATGCTCCCAACCGTTGTGCCCGAACCTCCCCCTCCCGTCTACTTCAGGCCATACCGAATGCCGTCGGGCCGGCGCTTATCGCGCGGCCCAAACGGCCCAAGGCCTCGGCTGCCAATAACAACAAGAATGTAGGGGGAGTGTTGATGATCGATGCAAAGTTAAAGCCGTTAAGCCTGGCCGTCTGGTTCAGCGTGACCGGGTGTGCCTTCATCGTCAGCCCTGGTCAGGCTGCCGAGTTTGATACCGGCAATCCCGACCTGACCGCGCGCTGGGACAACACCGTACGTTACAACCTCGGGATACGGGCCGAGGGACGCGACTCCGCGTTGGCCAACAATGCCAGCTACGACGAGTCCGATTCCAAGTTCGATCGAGGCGATGTGGTGACCAATCGCATCGATTGGATGAGTGAAATGGAGGTGGCTTACAAGCAGTACAACGGCTTTCGCATCAGCGGCGCCGCCTGGTACGACCAGGCATATGCGGACACCGATGTCGAAACCAGCCCTGGCAATGTCTACTACCCCGGCGCGTTTCCCGGTACCAGCACGTCGAGCTACACCAACGGCCATTACTCGGGCTTTACCAAGCGCTACCACCGCGGCCCCAGCGGTGAGTTGCTGGACGCCTTCGCCTTTACCCGCTTCGAACTCGGTGACATTCCGGTCAGCGTACGTGCCGGTCGACACACCGTGTACTGGGGCAATGGCCTGCTGATTGCCGGGCATGCGGTCTCCTATTCGCAAGCACCGCTGGATGGGCGCAAGGCCGTGAGCAACCCCGGTACCGAGACTCGCGAAATTTTCCTGCCATTGACGCAGCTTTCCACCCAGGCACAGGTCACCGACAAGTTATCGGTGGCGGCGCAGTATTTCTTCGAATGGGACACCACTCGGGCACCGGAAGGCGGCACTTATCTGGCGTCTGCCGACGTCGCCCTGGAGGGGCCGGACCGCTTGCCGCTGTTCAGTGGTGTATCACGGCCGTTGATCGATCCGGTC
The sequence above is drawn from the Pseudomonas sp. St316 genome and encodes:
- a CDS encoding DUF1302 family protein; this translates as MIDAKLKPLSLAVWFSVTGCAFIVSPGQAAEFDTGNPDLTARWDNTVRYNLGIRAEGRDSALANNASYDESDSKFDRGDVVTNRIDWMSEMEVAYKQYNGFRISGAAWYDQAYADTDVETSPGNVYYPGAFPGTSTSSYTNGHYSGFTKRYHRGPSGELLDAFAFTRFELGDIPVSVRAGRHTVYWGNGLLIAGHAVSYSQAPLDGRKAVSNPGTETREIFLPLTQLSTQAQVTDKLSVAAQYFFEWDTTRAPEGGTYLASADVALEGPDRLPLFSGVSRPLIDPVKPKDRGNWGVMGTYSFDFLHSEVSLFYRQFDDYNPWGLQVAPTFARYVYAENVKLYGLGYSAGPVLGGGSLGVDLSYRQNTSLVSSNISTVDNQGARGDTWHMVVNGLWLLPRTDYFDTGSLIAEMAFSHVARVTQHEELFKGEGYGGCPAGQDKHYGCATKNYVGLAVSFAPQWLGVFPGWNISTPMSVDYGVNGNAATGGGNEGKYTWKAGIKGTYDERVDVTLSYIGYGSERHYADVAGVGKTVVGGSGDVGLTDRNWVSLTLSTAF